One window from the genome of Chloroflexota bacterium encodes:
- a CDS encoding zinc-ribbon domain-containing protein produces the protein MEQQTETRAERATPAEWIARLEIFRERFRLGLMDANAFKNITRAFQFTDDLGHIWMPGATSDQWYRWDRTHWSVAAPPPQLSAATMPIALTLAWNRHPVLAPPSADAPRVQAMVPPTAIEPSRVQVEVPPEVIEPPRAEIKPAVIEPTPAIPPAPAIPPAPATPLARQACPHCGHAYVAPARFCPNCGEPLTAEKKPRRPTDLPERGVTRGRAKPTDLPR, from the coding sequence ATGGAACAACAAACTGAAACGAGAGCCGAACGCGCAACGCCCGCGGAATGGATCGCGCGACTCGAAATTTTTCGCGAGCGATTTCGTCTCGGGCTGATGGACGCCAACGCGTTCAAAAATATCACGCGCGCATTTCAATTCACCGACGACCTGGGACACATCTGGATGCCGGGCGCGACGAGCGATCAGTGGTATCGTTGGGATCGTACACACTGGAGTGTTGCCGCGCCGCCCCCGCAACTTAGTGCAGCCACAATGCCCATCGCGCTGACGCTCGCGTGGAATCGGCATCCCGTTCTCGCGCCGCCGAGCGCGGACGCGCCGCGCGTTCAAGCCATGGTACCGCCCACAGCGATTGAACCGTCACGCGTTCAAGTCGAGGTACCACCCGAGGTGATTGAACCGCCGCGCGCGGAAATCAAGCCGGCGGTGATCGAACCCACGCCGGCGATTCCACCCGCGCCGGCGATTCCACCTGCACCCGCGACCCCACTCGCGCGGCAAGCGTGTCCGCACTGCGGTCACGCGTACGTTGCGCCCGCGCGATTTTGTCCGAACTGCGGCGAGCCGCTCACCGCCGAGAAAAAACCGCGTCGCCCGACGGATTTGCCGGAGCGCGGCGTGACGCGCGGTCGCGCCAAGCCGACCGATTTGCCCAGGTGA
- a CDS encoding LysR family transcriptional regulator, with the protein MLGAHELQVFLVAAEEENFSAAARKLHLSQPAISFQVQSLEEHLNVQLFQRTGKRISLTDAGRDLMPLAREMVNLSARIEETMCLQQGIVKGHIQIGCSTSPGKYVLPQLIGAYRKQYPDVQFSVQVMSREDVEEKLLRKEIHIGVLSIPSRHKELECWRLFDDELVLIVGATHPWATRDMVTPAELNEVDWILREGGAATRQLIASTLMEHRLSADDLNVGMELGSVEAVEAAVEAGHGVSFVSRVAVKRGLELGRIKIVPVAGLVLRRQIMFARNRTRACTCTQLRFREFLESPAGQQLIASTVG; encoded by the coding sequence ATGTTGGGAGCCCACGAATTACAAGTGTTCCTCGTCGCGGCGGAGGAAGAGAATTTTTCGGCGGCGGCGCGCAAATTGCATTTGAGCCAACCCGCGATCAGCTTCCAAGTGCAATCGTTGGAAGAGCACTTGAACGTACAGTTATTTCAACGCACTGGCAAGCGCATCTCGCTTACGGATGCGGGGCGCGATCTGATGCCGCTCGCGCGCGAGATGGTCAATCTTTCGGCGCGCATCGAAGAAACGATGTGTCTGCAACAAGGCATCGTCAAGGGACACATCCAAATCGGTTGTAGCACCAGCCCCGGCAAATATGTTCTCCCTCAATTGATCGGCGCGTACCGCAAACAATATCCCGACGTGCAATTCAGCGTACAAGTGATGAGTCGTGAAGATGTCGAAGAAAAATTGCTGCGGAAGGAAATCCATATCGGCGTGTTGAGCATTCCCAGCCGCCACAAGGAACTCGAATGTTGGCGACTGTTCGACGACGAGCTAGTTTTGATCGTCGGCGCGACGCATCCCTGGGCAACACGGGACATGGTTACGCCGGCTGAATTGAACGAGGTAGATTGGATTTTGCGCGAGGGGGGCGCGGCGACGCGGCAATTGATTGCATCCACGTTGATGGAGCATCGTTTGTCGGCAGATGATTTGAACGTAGGGATGGAACTGGGCAGTGTGGAAGCCGTAGAAGCCGCGGTCGAAGCGGGGCATGGCGTGTCGTTTGTTTCGCGGGTGGCAGTCAAACGGGGATTGGAACTGGGGCGCATCAAAATCGTCCCGGTCGCCGGGCTAGTTCTCCGACGTCAAATAATGTTCGCGCGCAACCGGACGCGCGCGTGCACCTGCACCCAGTTGCGTTTCCGCGAGTTTCTCGAATCGCCCGCCGGACAGCAACTCATTGCCAGTACCGTCGGTTAA
- a CDS encoding response regulator transcription factor, translating to MANQKIRILVVDDHPLMREALCMAIEDEADMQVVGEAANGEDAVRQAHALKPDVTVMDLFMPRQDGLHAIADIKSRDANARILALTSSTDEAMVLAAVQAGVLGYLMKDSAREELLQAIRQVSQGNTFLPPQIAQKLANSVREQKKEHATPPVEPLTDREIEVLGLIGQGASNKQIAQTLNVSEGTVRTHVHNLLGKLGLENRNQAILYAVRAGITKM from the coding sequence ATGGCGAATCAAAAAATTCGTATCCTCGTGGTGGACGATCATCCGTTGATGCGCGAGGCGCTTTGTATGGCAATCGAAGATGAAGCCGATATGCAAGTCGTCGGCGAAGCGGCGAACGGCGAGGATGCCGTGCGGCAGGCGCACGCGCTCAAACCGGACGTGACGGTGATGGACTTGTTTATGCCGCGCCAAGATGGTTTGCACGCGATTGCCGACATCAAGAGTCGCGATGCAAACGCGCGCATTCTCGCGCTCACTAGTTCGACGGACGAAGCGATGGTCTTGGCGGCGGTGCAAGCCGGCGTGCTCGGTTATTTGATGAAGGACAGCGCGCGCGAAGAATTATTGCAAGCGATTCGTCAAGTCAGTCAAGGCAACACATTCCTGCCGCCACAAATCGCGCAGAAACTCGCCAACAGCGTGCGCGAGCAAAAGAAGGAACACGCCACGCCGCCGGTCGAGCCGCTCACCGACCGCGAGATTGAAGTGTTGGGATTGATTGGACAAGGCGCGTCGAACAAACAGATCGCGCAAACGCTCAACGTCAGCGAGGGAACCGTCCGCACGCATGTGCACAATCTCTTGGGCAAATTGGGATTGGAGAATCGCAATCAAGCGATTCTCTACGCGGTGCGCGCCGGCATCACCAAGATGTGA
- a CDS encoding PAS domain-containing protein, with translation MTDQLSAYVLLLFVSSGICGIVARIAWQRRTMPGGMPLVFLLLGAAIWSLSVALETLTPDIPGKVFWSKIEYLGVATEGTFYFLFAAQYTHLDRWLTRRATFLLAIVPALTFLIAATNEWHQWLWNSFTFDFSSGDTLLIYGHAFWFWVNVAYNYALAFISTILLIRFVIRSPRLYRQQALAMLIAAFAPLTASAIYVFGWSPLPTLDLSPFMFALTGLALAWAVTRYRLLDLVPIARDRLIEKMSDGVLVFDRQHRVVDVNPVAQTILGRERALIGERVEQIDARLTAQSDRAETRAELALDGTPARYLEMRATPLFDQRNQMAGHLIILSDITPRKQMEFALHEMNSKLEQLVAGRTAELQQTVAELQNEIAERKQVETKLRQMEEVLAQRVADQSLKLSALYELILFAGQSLTVPEIQEQALATIMLVMGSDAGCIHLWNEKSRTLQLAAQRGLATAQQSQLGTLPAEWLLNDRIPRAVTDLSANTQLPAELRMPNWQSYLGIPTFLLGKPTGALSLFWKRTRSFPVEDIALFSAMADQVSIVVENVRLRQRSEAAAVQQERRRLARDLHDSVTQSLHSLVLSADTANHRLRQNKLDRLGASLGQLAESARQALKEMRLLLYELRLATLDQVNLIDALQLRLDAVERRAGIDAQLVVENLSFVPQVWEGELYCIAMEALNNSLKHARATQVRVQLRGLPNGIVLDIADNGQGIAPTTANSGGMGLRNMRERAERLGGTLVIDSTTGNGMRIHFAIRETNA, from the coding sequence ATGACTGACCAACTATCCGCATACGTTCTCCTGTTGTTCGTATCGTCCGGCATTTGCGGCATCGTCGCGCGTATCGCGTGGCAACGCCGCACCATGCCCGGCGGGATGCCGCTCGTGTTCCTCCTCCTCGGCGCGGCGATTTGGTCGCTCAGTGTTGCGCTAGAAACACTCACGCCGGATATTCCCGGCAAAGTGTTCTGGTCCAAGATCGAATATCTCGGCGTCGCGACCGAAGGCACCTTTTATTTTCTGTTCGCCGCGCAATACACGCATCTCGACCGCTGGCTCACTCGCCGCGCGACATTTTTGCTCGCGATCGTGCCGGCGCTTACCTTTCTCATCGCCGCGACGAACGAATGGCACCAGTGGTTGTGGAACAGCTTTACGTTCGATTTCAGCAGCGGCGACACCCTGCTCATCTACGGACACGCCTTCTGGTTCTGGGTCAACGTCGCGTACAACTATGCGCTCGCGTTCATCAGCACGATCTTGTTGATTCGCTTTGTGATTCGCTCGCCACGTTTGTATCGCCAGCAAGCCCTCGCGATGTTGATCGCCGCGTTCGCTCCGCTCACCGCGAGTGCGATTTACGTCTTTGGTTGGAGTCCGCTCCCGACGTTGGATTTATCGCCGTTCATGTTTGCGTTGACCGGTCTCGCGCTTGCCTGGGCGGTCACGCGCTATCGCTTGCTCGATCTGGTTCCTATCGCGCGCGATCGCTTGATCGAAAAAATGAGCGACGGCGTACTAGTCTTCGACCGCCAGCATCGCGTCGTGGATGTCAATCCCGTGGCGCAGACCATCCTGGGTCGCGAACGCGCGTTGATCGGCGAGCGCGTGGAGCAGATTGACGCGCGCTTGACCGCGCAATCCGATCGCGCCGAAACGCGCGCCGAACTTGCGCTCGACGGCACGCCGGCGCGTTACCTCGAAATGCGCGCCACGCCGCTCTTCGATCAGCGCAACCAAATGGCTGGGCACTTGATCATCTTGTCTGACATCACACCGCGCAAACAGATGGAATTCGCGCTGCACGAGATGAATAGTAAGCTCGAGCAACTTGTCGCCGGACGCACCGCGGAATTGCAACAGACCGTTGCCGAATTGCAGAACGAAATCGCCGAACGGAAACAAGTCGAAACGAAATTGCGGCAAATGGAAGAAGTGCTCGCGCAACGCGTCGCCGATCAAAGCCTCAAACTCTCCGCGTTGTATGAATTGATTCTGTTCGCCGGGCAATCGCTCACCGTGCCCGAAATCCAGGAGCAGGCGCTCGCGACGATCATGCTCGTGATGGGCAGCGACGCGGGATGTATCCATCTGTGGAACGAGAAGAGTCGGACCCTGCAACTCGCCGCGCAACGCGGCTTGGCAACCGCGCAACAATCGCAACTGGGCACGTTACCGGCAGAATGGCTTCTGAACGACCGTATTCCGCGCGCGGTCACGGATTTATCCGCCAACACGCAACTGCCAGCAGAGTTACGTATGCCGAACTGGCAAAGCTATTTGGGCATTCCAACTTTTCTGCTGGGCAAGCCGACCGGCGCGTTGAGTTTGTTCTGGAAACGCACTCGATCGTTTCCGGTCGAAGACATCGCGTTGTTCAGCGCGATGGCAGACCAGGTAAGCATCGTCGTCGAAAACGTGCGCTTGCGTCAACGCAGTGAAGCCGCAGCGGTGCAACAAGAACGACGTCGCCTCGCGCGCGACTTGCACGATTCGGTGACGCAATCGCTGCATAGTCTCGTGCTCTCCGCCGATACGGCGAATCATCGTTTGCGTCAAAACAAGTTGGACCGGCTTGGCGCGTCGCTCGGACAACTCGCGGAGAGCGCGCGGCAGGCGCTCAAAGAAATGCGTTTGTTGTTGTACGAGTTGCGCCTGGCAACGCTCGACCAGGTCAATCTGATTGACGCGCTGCAATTGCGACTCGATGCAGTCGAACGACGCGCTGGGATTGACGCGCAACTCGTCGTCGAGAATTTATCGTTCGTGCCGCAGGTGTGGGAAGGCGAATTGTACTGCATCGCGATGGAAGCGTTGAACAATTCGCTCAAGCACGCACGCGCGACCCAGGTGCGCGTGCAACTGCGCGGTCTCCCGAATGGCATCGTGTTGGACATCGCCGACAATGGGCAAGGCATCGCGCCGACCACCGCTAACTCGGGCGGGATGGGCTTGCGTAATATGCGTGAGCGCGCCGAGCGGCTCGGCGGGACGTTGGTGATTGATTCGACAACTGGGAATGGTATGCGGATTCATTTCGCGATTCGTGAGACAAACGCGTAG
- a CDS encoding DUF86 domain-containing protein — MSAKRVYTDYLQDIVDYSEKAMRFVRDVSFDEFGDDEEKIFAVVKMIEIVGEAARHLPKNLRNKYNAIPWKQVTGMRDKMTHEYFSVDLEVVWRTVQEDLPPLRDIAKKMLEDIASQDSK; from the coding sequence ATGAGCGCCAAGCGCGTCTACACCGATTATTTACAAGATATTGTCGACTATTCCGAAAAAGCAATGCGCTTTGTCAGGGATGTGAGTTTCGATGAATTTGGCGACGACGAAGAAAAAATTTTTGCGGTCGTCAAGATGATCGAAATTGTTGGCGAAGCCGCGCGGCATTTGCCGAAAAACCTGCGCAACAAATATAACGCGATTCCTTGGAAGCAAGTGACTGGGATGCGCGACAAAATGACACACGAATATTTCAGCGTTGATCTCGAAGTTGTGTGGCGTACGGTTCAAGAGGATTTGCCGCCCTTGCGCGACATTGCAAAAAAGATGTTGGAGGACATCGCAAGTCAGGATTCAAAATAG
- a CDS encoding nucleotidyltransferase family protein, with protein MPTLPKNGRRKSSSTRRNADLARAKRILRAHLPALREHYSITSLGIFGSYVRGDQKKKSDLDLLVEFERAPSLFKYVELEDHLSELVGIKVDLVMKKTLKAHIGRYILAEVVPL; from the coding sequence ATGCCAACACTACCCAAGAATGGTCGCCGTAAATCCAGTTCCACGCGTCGCAATGCTGACCTGGCACGCGCCAAGCGAATCCTGCGCGCACATTTACCGGCGTTGCGCGAACACTATTCGATTACATCGCTTGGTATCTTTGGCTCGTACGTGCGCGGTGATCAGAAAAAGAAGAGCGACTTGGATTTGCTGGTAGAATTCGAACGCGCTCCTTCGCTGTTCAAGTACGTCGAACTGGAAGATCATCTGAGCGAACTCGTCGGCATCAAAGTGGATTTGGTCATGAAAAAGACGCTCAAGGCGCACATCGGTCGCTATATCCTCGCTGAGGTCGTCCCGTTATGA